The Leptospira ryugenii genome includes the window AAACTGTTTGGCAGTCAGACCAATTCCAAGTGGATAACTGAACTAAGGTGCTAGGTGGTGACTTACGGTTCAATCGAATGGCATTCACTGTGCTATTTACATCCATGTACTGAGAGAAGATCAGTCGGAAGTTGTCTGTATTTGCATCTGTGCAAGATAGAGGTGAATTTGAAAGACCAGTGCCTTGGTCTCCGGCTCGGAATCGGTATGAGGAAGGTATCAATATGGGGAGGCTGTCATCCCAAAAGCAGGTACTAGCATTCCAATCGGCGCCAATAAGAGAGCCGATTCCTGGGTAGCTTAGGGAACAACTTTGAGAGGCTAGGCCCACCGCTTGGACTTTGGGTGCCTCTTGGGAAGGGCCCCCTACCTGAAAATCAAAGGACAATCCATGACTCATAGGAACGGAGTCAGCGCTTAGTGCATTTTGTCCAACGGACAAAATGTAACGAGTACCATAGACTAACTTTTGGTCAGGAAGGATATTGATCGTGCGAAAATCGGGGGACCATTCTTCCCGCTTACTGAAATTTGGACTGATTGCAATATTAGCTCTTGTGGAATTTGGGTCCATGGCACGCGAAAATGTGAGACTGATCCTCGTTTGGTTTGGATTTCCCGTACAAACAGTGTTGAGCTTGGTTTGCATGAGGTCTTGGTTCACGGCTAATCCCGTCATACATTCGATAGGTGTTCCCGATGGAATCAAAATGTTGGACAATTCGGGTACCATATTCCCTGATCCAACGTAGAAACTTAGAGTCACTGCCTCCGCCAAACGAGTGCCTTGACGGTCTTCTGCAGTAGCAGCCAATGTTAGATTGTATCTAGTTTGGTTGGCAAAGGCTCGATCCGGAATGACTTTTAGAGTCTGGTCATCAAGCCAATCCCTTCGATGTGGAAAATTAGGTGCAAAGACAAGAGCAATTTCTGTCTTTTCTCTGTCCATTGCCCGAGAAAAACGAAATGTAATGGGATTGTTAAGCGGAGCACCCATACAAACATTATCAAGCTTTTGGTTGATGAGTTCCATTTCTTGAGCGGAGGCATTCGAACAAACTGTACTCGATCCAGCATAGAGCGTCACTGATTGAAGTCTGGGAAGATCACCGGCTGTTTGCGGTGTTCCCACACTGAAGCTTGCACTATAGAGCTCTTTTAGGTCGCTCCCATCCTTTGCCTCACAATTTTTTGTAAGTGTATAGGTATAGGTGCCGAAGTTCCATAGAGAACTTGGCGTAAAAGTGAGAGAAACATCGGTGAGTGTAAAGTATCCTGGCACAGCTGGCGAAACCGAAAAACTTTGCACACAAGAATTGATATTCATTGGTCGGTCAAAGAGTATGCTAATCTTTTGGGTCTTCGGTAGATTGGCATCACCCATCTTTGGCAGTGCAGAGATAATCTTTGGAGAGGCATTGTTTGCCAGCAAAGGAAAGACTTGGTCAGCTTTTGGTAAGGCTTTTCCACATTGAAAGGTGGCAAGGAAACAGAATGACAAAATAGTTTTACTTTGGACTCGGAGCATAGGCAACCTCATCAGAATCTAACCAGTGTTTTAGATAGGAATTGCCTTCTCCTTTTTTTATCTGAAAAGCTTGAATTTCCTCGAGAGGCAGTCCTAAGGCAAAGGCATATTCTGCACCTGACTCCATATAGGTGGAAAGTGCAGAGGTTAATTCTTCCAATGCCTTAAGTACTTCAAGCTCGGCACCCAAGAGTTCACTCTCTTTCAAAAAACCCAGTTCTACTTTTTTGCGGTAAGATTTCCAAAGCTCTAATGTCCATTCAAAGCGAGTGTTGGCCATAGAGATCATTTCCCAGCTTTCCTTTGATTTTTGTTTTGCTTTTTCCAATTCTGCTAATAGATTTGCCTCTGTCATTCTGTGGTTGCGTATGGCGTCCGAATGCGCAATCTTGCCTTCATAAATCTTTCTACTAAACGAAAGATCGTCAAAGAGTTGGAATGTGGAACTATTGAATGCGTTGTCCCCTCTTCCGACAAATTGAGGTCCAAAGCCTGGGATGCGTTGTATCCCTGTACCATCTGTTTGGACACCATAATGGGAAGAGCTTTGGTTGGTCGTAGAACCAAATTTTGTTTGCAAGGTAAATTGAAAACCGTACACTTCGTTTTTTACAGGCAATGGTCCGTTCGTATTTTCTCCATAGTAGCCACCTAAATATAGTTTGGGTTTCCAATCATTCTCAGCGATCTCTTTCTTGATCCTTGTGGTTTCCACAGCAAGTCTCGCTTTTTTGTATTCTGCCTTTTCTGTAAGCTGAACATTATCCATAGATTTGATGGGAGAGAAAAAAAAATCTTTGTGTAAACTTTCTTTCCAACGGATCTTTGTATCAGGTGGGAACTGCATAAGTTTTTTGAGCTCTATCTCCCATTGTTTCTTTGCGGAATCTGCCTTGAGACAGTTGAGTTCTAGGTCACGTAATTTGGTTTTGGTCTCGATGATTTGCAATTCATTCAAAAAACCGTGTTCACGTTCTTTCTTCATTTCAAACCATAGCCGTTCCATACGCTCTTTGGTTCGTTTTGTTACAAAGAGTTTGGTATCGGATGCCAAAAACTTAGCATAGGTTTTTCTCATTTCTAATAAGAGACGATCTCTACTGAGCTTCCAATCTTCTTGGTTCAATAACTCTTGCAAGGTGGCCGATTCAATTTCCAAGGCTGTTTCTCCGCCATCATACAAAAGTTGGTTGAGTTGGAATCTGATATCATTGTATTGGCTATCACTTTGGTTAAGGTTTGCATTTTTCAGACCAAAGTAGGAAAGACTAACTCTGGGAAGGTAATTTCTCCATTTTTCGGAAGCGATCATGCGGAAGACTTCCCGACGGTCTTTTAAACTAGCGAGGATGACACTATTGCTTAAGGCAATGCCTTCTGCCTCGAGTAGACCTATCTCTAAAGCATCTTGGGAATCAGCAAAGAGGACAGAAGGAGAAAGAAGCCATAAGAAAAGAACCATAGCGTTCCACATAACGGACAGAAAGGTTTAAGATGTTTGGTTTGGTACTTTCTTTACAAATAATTTAGTGGAAAAAGATTTCGTTCTCAACAGCAAGACACTCAATCGCGATAAAACAATATCTCGGATCAATTCGTTTGCGAATGTAATAAACATTTTTGCTGAGCTTGTTCACTTGTTTTTTTTGGTATAAACTCAAGAGCATTCCAATACTCCAGATTCGATCATTTTATCCTTGGATCTCCTTGCCAGAACTTGAAAGAAATTCTAAAAAAGATCTTCGTTTTTCCATGTATTGGTCATATCTACAAAATCCTTGTCCTTAGCATGATGTTGATTTCATTTCATTCCGTAACACGAACGAAATGAATCGAAAACAAAAAAATACGCGCAAAGGATTTCGAACAAGGCCTTTTCATACCCGCTGCGAATTGGAATTGATTTTGCTACGTTTAAAATTAGGTCGTAAGTTCTGATTCTAAAAGATGCGTTGGACTGGAATTGGTGTGTTGATACTAATAACTTATTCGCTTTCGCAAATGATTCTGCACTTTAACCTGTTCAACACCATTAGAACATCTAAATTAATTCTTTACGAAGACTATCAATATTCCTTACTTACATTTAATTGATTACGATTCTTTAAACTTAAATTTGCTTTCAAAATTAAACATTTTCATGATTTCATGAAAATCCGAACTATTAATATAGCTTAACGGATCGGTATTGCGAGCTATATGATGGATCAAATGATTTGTCGTTACCAAATAATTTCCCGTATTTTCCATCTTCCATGAGGTTCCTGGGAACATTTCTTCGAACATACAAATAAAAAACTTTCTTGGATTCTCAGGTTTTTGGAAAGGAAGGTAGGAGCAGTGGTCAAACACATCGCTAAAATCTAGGTTATCTTTGGTCAAAAAATAGCGAAATGAATTAGATATATAAACATTCGTCTGATTATTGATCGCATAGTCTGCTGAAGCCAATTCTGCTTGAAATAGCTTACGAACAGCAACCTCATCATTGACATTAAAATTTGGATAGAGGTCATCAAAAGTGTCCATGAGCGCTTGTAAACCACCTAAGGTAAATTCAAGCACTATTGGACTTACGATTTTGGAGTAATCTACACTTTTATAATCCATTTCGATTATTTCACTGAGTGATATCTGGGTACATAGTCACAATATTTTTTTGTCCCTCGATAGAATTACAGTGACCGTTCTTTTTGTCCATTTTTTGTTGCCCACCAAGTTCTCGAACGTTCCCATTGTCCTCCGAGTTTCGTTTGTGCCCCATGGCAGACTTTTTCGCATTGCGCATCATATACGATCATACGTCATCGAAAAAATCTTTCATAGAAATCAAGGCGATAGAAATTGTTATCTATGAGGAATATTTTTATTTTCGATATGGACGGAGTAATTTTAGACAGCGAAAAAATTTACCTCGATATGAACCAAAAATGGTTCCATGAACTTGGATTTCATTTGCCTATTCAAATTCATCAAAACTATATCGGTATCTCCGCCAGTATTTTCTGGAATTTTCTTAAATCTGAATTCAAGTTAAAGGAAGATGTTCAGCATTATATTGAATTAGAGAAAGAGTTAAAGTTTAAGACACTTTCAAGGCTGGATTTAAAACCCACTGATTATTTAGTAGATTTTTTAAATTTCCTTAAAGTGAAAAATTGCAAAATTGCTCTAGCATCATCTTCTTTACGAAAAAATATAAATCTAATCCTCAGCAAACTCGATGTTACTGGATACTTTGACTTTATTATCAGTGGAGAGGAAGTTGCATTCGGAAAGCCAAATCCCGATATATTCCTAAAAGTTTCTGAATTCTTCAATTGCAGTACTAGCAATTGTATCGTAATGGAAGATAGCACCAATGGAATTAAAGCCGCAAAGGCTGCCAATATGTTTTGTGTAGGCTATTATAATCCTAATTCTGGAAATCAAGATCTATCTCAAGCCGATTTAATTATCAATAATTTTAGAGATAAACGAATTTTTGAACTGATTCATGTATAGATTTGCTTTGGCACATAACTATGGCTAACCGCTTCTGGTCAAACCCTCCCCTGGTCTGCGTAACATTGGATTATAGGATGATGGTTTAGTATCAAAATGTATTAAAACTATTCTAGTAGTGTATTTGGAAATCTTAAAGATAAAAATCATATTTCCCTACAATGCCATTGAAATTTTTAATCTCGCCCAGACCTGGACCCGCACCAGCGATCGACCGAGCGCCCTCGCCGAGGGAGAGCGCGGTCGGTTGTTAGAAAAATTTGCGATCCACTTCAGCATCCGAGGTGCCAAGCTTACAAAAAAAAGAGTACATATCGTAACATTTGACTCTTTCGTTATTCATCTAATCTAGGATTTCGACAAGACCAACAGATCCAGGGACGCAAACAGAGCGGTAAAGACTATATACAAATTGGATTGGATCGAATGGAAGTGGTAGTCTCTATGCTTTCGAAAGTAGATATGCAAAAACAAATGGAAAGCAAGAAAGAGGTCAATGCCTATGCGCACAAAGATTGTGGTGTCTCGGCCAAAGGATTCGGTAACAACAAGAAAGGGAAGCAAAAACAAAGGAAAGTGCAATGCCAACCAAATGGAATAGGCCTGTCTTTCTTGTAAGTCTCGTAAAACAATGAATAGCTTCCATTCCTTGGCTTGGATTGCATCCAATTCATGGATAAAGAGAAAAGAGATCGCGGTTGCGAAATAGATTGTTTCCATACGATTACCTCAGATCTATGCGAACCGAGCCAAGGGAAACAACAATGAGAATTATCTTTCTGGGTGTTGATCCAAATCAACTTTTTCGATTTCGGAATCGGCTCAAAGTTTCTTTGGTCATCCCCAAATAAGAAGCAATGGCACTGTCTGGGAATGTCCCGAAGGCGTAATGTTCTTCTCTCACAAAATCTAAGTATCTTTCCTTTGGCGAAAGGGAGAGAAATTTTTGGATTCTCCTTTCTTGGTAAAACAAAAAGTCTTCAAAGAGCTTTCGAAATACATTGGAAAGCTCCAGATTGGTTTCCATTTGTTCCTTTACCCTAGTATAGTCATATTGCAATAGATGTACTTCCGTTACTGTTTCGATGGTTTCAATGGTATTGGGCTCACCCCGTAGAAGTGTAATGGATTCACAAAAATCATTTGGTCCAATGAACCGAAACACATGTTTCTTTGTTTTGATGGAATAGTATTGTTGGAGGTGTCCACTCAGGATGAAAAAAAACTGTTTTTCTGTGTGGCCGGGGAAAATGAGTTTTGTTTTTGGTCGGAGAGTCCTTGGCTCTCCATACCCAGGGAGAAGGCGTTCTAATCGTTCTCGGTTCATGCCATAGCCTCCTTCGCTTTAGACCATCTCCGCCAAGCTATTGGTATCGGAAAAATGGAGTATTTGCTTTCTACTTATAATGCTGATTATACGACAACTGCTACCCAGATACTGTCCTAGTTCTTGAGACAGCGAGTGCTGGCACAAATAATGCGATCTCTTGAACAGCGTCCCATGTTCCGATCTACGTTTCTGGTCCCTAAACCATTAGTTCAACGTACCAAACGGCAAATCCAATGCCTGAGCCAACCTAAGTGGGTCTTTCTTAACAGTACTTCTATCAAAAAACGTTTGACAGACTGTACTTTGATTTCAGAAGCTTAGTGAAGATGAAACCATGCCTAGACAGTTTATTTCTTTTCAAAGAAAGCACTATGCCATTGGTATCTCTACTCACAGTCGTCCTCGTCGTCTCCCCTTATAGTCTTAGCTTTCTGTCATAAGTGCACCGTCCCTAAAAGACTCCCCGCAAGGCAGAAAGCAATCTGCGGGGAATACAGAGGAGACAACATGCCCAACAAACAAACCACAGTTGCCGATTACTTAATCCAGTTTTTGGAGGCCAAAGGCATCCAATACATTCCAGGAGTTCCCGGTGGGACCATCCTTCCTATCTACCATTCCCTAGCTAATTCTAGAATCCAGCATGTCCTCGCACGTCATGAACAAGGGGCAGGTTTTATAGCGCAAGGTATCGCAAGGTCTTCCCAAAAGACAGGGGTCTTTTTTGTTTCTTCGGGCCCTGGCGTTGCCAATGCCATCACTGCCGTTGCGGATGCACAGAGAGATTCCGTACCGTTGTTAGTCGTCTCTGGCCAGGTCCCAACCCAACTCTTAGGAACCGATGCTTTCCAGGAATTACACACGATAGAGATAGTAAAGTCCATCACCAAACAAGCGCATTTGGTTTTGGATGCGCATTCGTTTCCAAAGATATTAGAAGATGCCTTCCAAGCAACGATGGACGGAAAACAAGGACCCGTATGGATTGACATACCAAAAGACATTCAAATGTCTGCCTTGGATTTTGGACCCATAAACGAGAAAAAGAGACATTCCCATTATTTTCTTACAGACTCGCCTAACAATAGCATAGAGGTAGCGATCCAAAAAACGATATCCCTTTTGAACAATTGTGAACGACCCCTTCTCTATTTCGGTGGCGGTGCCAGAGGAGTGAACACTTTTCCACTCATAAGAGATCTTTCCCAAAAATTTCAAATCCCTTCTGTGTCCACTTTGATGGGGCTTGGAATATTTGGAAAAAAAGATCCTTTGTATTTGGGAATGATGGGCATGCACGGAAGTACCTTTGCAAATGATGCGCTAACTCACTGTGACCTTCTCATTGCCCTTGGTGTACGATTTGATGACCGGGCCACGGGAAATATAGATACATTTTGTCCGAAGGCGAAGGTAATCCATATTGATATCGACGCAAGAGAGATTGGAAAGAATAAAAAAGTCGATGTTTCTTGGAAAGGAGATCTAAGCATTTTTTTGGAGTGTTTACTCCAAAACTCCATCAATCCCAAGGATATTTCCTGGATAGACCATCTCTTAGAAGAGAAAGCTCATTCTATCCAGGATGCGCCTCTCCCCTCTTTATTCCAACAGATCTACGATTGTCTTAATGGAGAACACTTTGTCCTTACAGATGTAGGCCAGCACCAAATGTGGGTAGCCCAACACTTCCCTTTTGCCACACCCAATTCCTGGATTACCTCTGGGGGACAGGGGACAATGGGTTTCGGACTACCCTCTTCGATCGGCGTTGCCCTCAAAAATCCTAGTGCAACTGTCCTTTGTTTTACGGGGGATGGTTCTATTATGATGAACTTACAAGAGCTCGCCTGCTTAAAAGAATGGAATTTAAATGTGAAGTTGATCTTAATGAACAATCGACATTTGGGCTTAGTTCGTCAGCAGCAAGAGTTATTCTATGAGAACATCCGCTCTGGTTCAGAATTCAATTTCCAACCTAATTTTTGTCAGCTGGCCACTAGTTTTGGTCTGGAATACGTACATTGCCAATTGGGAGAGGAGTATCCATTTTTATCTGATTGGTTTGCACGAAAAGGACCTTCACTCTGGGAAATCGAAATTCCTACCGAGGAAGGAGTATTTCCCTTTGTCCCCGCTGGCAAATCCAACCAAGAGTACATCCTTTCCGTCCCCAGAAAATCATAGAACTGGTTTTTTAGGAAAATTTGGGTTTAGGTTTGGAAACAATCTCCCTATGTTTCCAAACGATTCCACCTATCCCAAGGATGCGAACTGAATCGTTAGACTTTTCCACAGCACCAAATGAATGGAGAACTTCTGCTGAAACTTTCCATTTCTCCTCAATAGGCGAATCGGAAAAGGACAGCAATACAAAAACCCTTTCCTTTCCCAACTTCCTTTCGAAGACAAGCACATTGGGATGTCTTTCCTGTTCTATGGAAAGACTACCTTCCGTAAATACTCGGTTCAACTTGCGCAAACGAAAGAGAATTTGGTAATGCTGCCAAAGGGAACCTTTTGTATTTTTTTGGACTTCTACCGTATCTTCTGGACGAAATGTACCAAGAGGTAACCAAGGTGTACCCTTGGAGAAACCGGCATTTTTACTATTGTCCCAGAGCATCGGCAAACGGCAATTATCTCGGTTGATGTAAATCCCGAGTAGATTTGAAAGCCAGAGTGGAACAAATGAGTTCCGTTTGGCGATGGGATCTTGTCCTGACCAATTGGAAATCCGTCCTTCCTTTCTTGCTATCTCTTCGCCATAATAAATAACAGGAATCCCACGAGCAAAAAACTGTAATGTAGAGAGGACCTTTGCCTTCTCTGGATTTCCTTGGATCCTATCGATATACCTCCTCTGGTCATGGTTTCCGTAAACATAAACAGGCATATAGGGTGAAGGGAAAACTTGTTCATTCTTTTGTAAGATGTTTCTAAAGAAGGATGCCTTCCATTGGAAGTGAATCAATTCAAATTGGAACACTAGATGTAGGCCATCCGAGCGCTCTCCTAAAAAAGATTTTAAAACAGTATCACTTCCACTTACTTCACCGATTAAAAAAGGCTCATGAGCGTATCTAGAAAGTCTCTTTCGAACCTCCTTGGCAAATTGAAAGGATTCAGGTAAGTTTAGATTGAAAGTTTTTTTTTGGAAAAAAGCCTCATCATGGTTGTCTGGACTAGGAAAAAATCTGGCTGACTTGGGGTTATCTCTGTACAATTCGTCCTTAAATATTGAGTTAAAGATATCCAAACGAAAACCGTCAACTTTTTGTTTCAGCCAATGGTCCAAAACAGCAAACATCTGTTTTTTGACTTCAGGGTTTCTATAATTTAAATCTGGCTGAAATGGTAAAAAGTTTGTGTAGTAGTATTCATTCGTATGGGCATCATATTGCCAACCAGAGCCACCTACCATTGACTTCCAATTATTCGGAGGTCTTTTGCCCTGGCCCTCTTTCCAAATGTAAAAATCCCGTTTCGGATTTTTACGTGAGGACTTAGATGTTTGGAACCATAGGTGTTCATCCGAAGTATGGTTCATCACCATATCCAAAACAATTTTCATTTTCCGTTTGTGTATCTCTTTGACCAAACGATCAAAATCAGCCTTGGTCCCAAACCTTGGATCTATTGAAAGATAATCAGATATATCATAGCCATAGTCTCTACCAGGGCTAAGGTAAAAAGGAGAAAACCAAATGGTTTCCACGCCCAATTCTTGTAGGTCATCTAAATGAGAAATGATACCCTGCAGATCTCCAATTCCATCTCCGTTAGAATCACAAAAGGACCATGGATAGATCTGGTAAATACTTGTCTTTTTCCACCAAGGGCTTTTCATTTTAACACATCCTTAGCCATTTAACACCTACCTAGGCGATATTTTTCAAAAGCAAAATGGTCTAGGTGCTATTTTACTCACTTTTTTTAATTTGTAAAAGAAAAGATGAAAAGAAGAAACCATTCCATGCAAAAATTCTTGGATTGACGAGAAGAGTGCCCAACCAATTGTTTCTTTTATGAAAGCAAAGCAGCCCTTGCAGGCAAAACCAATGGATAAAGACTTAGCGATTTTAAGGTCTGCCCTAGCTCTCTTTGCCGAAAAGGGATACGAAGCGACCACAATGCCCGAGATAGCAAAACTTGCCAACGTAGCAAGTGGCACTTTATATCTTTATTTCAAAAACAAAGAAGAATTGGTTAACGCTCTCTGGAAAAAAGAAAAATTAGAACTCAAAGAAAGGCTTTGGAATTCCTTAGATCCAAACGCTAATTATGAATCACAATTAAAGTCGCTTTATGCCAGTTATTTGAAGTTTGCTATTGATGCCCCTACTTCCTTCCAATTTTTATCTCTCCATTACCACTTCCCTTACCTTTCCAAAGAGAACACAAAAATCGACCAAGAGATCGAGGAGTTTCTCTTCCAATTTTTAAAAGAAGGACAAAAGAAAAAATGGGTGGTAGATGTGCCTCCTGCTCTTCTCCTTGCGATTTTAGATGGTGGGGTGGTTGGGATCTTTAAGGCAATTCAGAAAGGAAGTTTGCAAGCAAATGCAAAAAATTTCCAATCCGCGGTGGCGCAAGCTTGGGATTTGATCCGGAAAAAATAGTTGCCAAAAATGAATGAATATTCATTCATATAGACCAGAGGTAGATTATGGATTGGAAAACAAAGTACGGTTCCTATGCACTCATCACCGGTGCTTCTGGAGGATTGGGGGCAGAATTTGCAAAACAATTGGCCCAAAAAGGGATGAATTTGATTCTTGTGGCTAGGCGTAAGGACAAACTGCAAACGGTTGCCGATAGTTTGGCAAAGAACTATAAAGTGCAGGTTCAGATCATCGAAGCTGATTTAACAACGGCTGGTACCCCCGAAAGGATACAAAAAGAGATTCAACAAAAGGGATGGGATGTTGGCCTCCTAGTCAACAATGCAGGTTTTGGAACCTACGGTTACTTTGATGAGTTGCCTCTTGATACTGAGATCAATATGGTCGATCTAAACATCCGCGTTCCCTTAGCTCTTACGGGGCTTTTCCTTCCAAAGATGGTGAAACAAAAGAAAGGTGGCATTATTTTTTTAGGGAGCGTTGGCTCTTACCAACCAACTCCATTCTTTGCCAATTATAGTGCGACAAAGGCTTGGAATTTACTTTTCGCAGAAGCCTTGTATGGTGAAGTAAAACACAAAGGTGTAGATGTCATTTGCCTTACTCCTGGTTACACAAAAACAGAATTCCAAGCAGTTGCAGGGAACAAAGAACAAAAACCACTCGCGGGTTGGTCTGAACCTTCTGATGTGGTGGCTCGTTGTTTGAAGTACTTAGGAAAAAAGCCATCCACCATTCCTGGATTCATGAATTGGTTCTTAGCTTGGTCGATTCGGTTTACTCCAAGAAAGATGGCCATTTCAACGGCATACCAATTATTAAAGCCCAAAGGATAATCGATATGAGACAGATGATTGTTATTTTTATTTCATTGGTAACCATTTCACCTCTGTTAGCATGGGAGAAAGCCTTAGAAAAAGGTGGGGTGACTATCTATACGAGAGAGGTTGCGGGCAGCTCCTTAAAAGAATTTAAAGCAGAGACTATCGTTGATGCAAGCCCGGCAAGTATTCTGGCCATTTTACAAAATGCTGATACAATGGTGCAATGGTGGCCAGACTGCATTGAGTCAAAGGTACTCAAACGACCAAGCCAAAAGGATTGGTATGTGTACTTCGTCACCAAGGTTCCTTTCCCACTGCAAAATCGGGATACCATCAATCGATTTGAGGCCAAAGAAGACAAAGAGGGAAATATCAATATCCTTGTACAAGCTGTTCCCAATGAAATCCCAGAAAAAGCTGGGCTCGTTAGAATTCCGGAATTGAAAGGATCTTGGTCTCTTCAAAAATCAGGAAACCAAACAAAGGTAATCTACCAACTCCACGCTAACCCTGCAGGAAATATTCCCGCATTTGTTGCCAATAGTTCGGTAACAGATTCACCTTACAAGGCTTTGGTGAAGTTAAGGGAATTGGCTGCCCCAGGGAAATGAGAGCATTATGAAAAAACTACTTCTTTCTATCGGTGTTTTCTTTCTCTTGTTTGCCATCACCATTCGACTTTTATACGGAGGGGGTGAAATATTTCCTGACCCAAAATTAAAAAGTCTCCTGACAGACGCAAATCTTGAATTGGTTGCTGATTTGCCTGAAGCTCCTGGAAATATAGCAGTTTCAAAGGAAGGAAGAGTATTCATTACACTACATCCAGAAGGTAAACCTAGCCTTGCCAAAGTTGCCGAAATCAAAAACGGACAGATTGTTCCTTACCCTAGTGCGGAACTACAGGAAAAACTCTATCACTCTCCACAAGGTATCCGCATTGATGACCAAAA containing:
- a CDS encoding Ig-like domain-containing protein, producing MLRVQSKTILSFCFLATFQCGKALPKADQVFPLLANNASPKIISALPKMGDANLPKTQKISILFDRPMNINSCVQSFSVSPAVPGYFTLTDVSLTFTPSSLWNFGTYTYTLTKNCEAKDGSDLKELYSASFSVGTPQTAGDLPRLQSVTLYAGSSTVCSNASAQEMELINQKLDNVCMGAPLNNPITFRFSRAMDREKTEIALVFAPNFPHRRDWLDDQTLKVIPDRAFANQTRYNLTLAATAEDRQGTRLAEAVTLSFYVGSGNMVPELSNILIPSGTPIECMTGLAVNQDLMQTKLNTVCTGNPNQTRISLTFSRAMDPNSTRANIAISPNFSKREEWSPDFRTINILPDQKLVYGTRYILSVGQNALSADSVPMSHGLSFDFQVGGPSQEAPKVQAVGLASQSCSLSYPGIGSLIGADWNASTCFWDDSLPILIPSSYRFRAGDQGTGLSNSPLSCTDANTDNFRLIFSQYMDVNSTVNAIRLNRKSPPSTLVQLSTWNWSDCQTVYPFGCRVIDLVYAESEASCNGPLAFGNASTGGDFNLLRSDNMPIGFPVYSLSVDTSARDVLGKSLQQTFIFHMEAK
- a CDS encoding TolC family protein, which translates into the protein MVLFLWLLSPSVLFADSQDALEIGLLEAEGIALSNSVILASLKDRREVFRMIASEKWRNYLPRVSLSYFGLKNANLNQSDSQYNDIRFQLNQLLYDGGETALEIESATLQELLNQEDWKLSRDRLLLEMRKTYAKFLASDTKLFVTKRTKERMERLWFEMKKEREHGFLNELQIIETKTKLRDLELNCLKADSAKKQWEIELKKLMQFPPDTKIRWKESLHKDFFFSPIKSMDNVQLTEKAEYKKARLAVETTRIKKEIAENDWKPKLYLGGYYGENTNGPLPVKNEVYGFQFTLQTKFGSTTNQSSSHYGVQTDGTGIQRIPGFGPQFVGRGDNAFNSSTFQLFDDLSFSRKIYEGKIAHSDAIRNHRMTEANLLAELEKAKQKSKESWEMISMANTRFEWTLELWKSYRKKVELGFLKESELLGAELEVLKALEELTSALSTYMESGAEYAFALGLPLEEIQAFQIKKGEGNSYLKHWLDSDEVAYAPSPK
- a CDS encoding HAD family hydrolase; the encoded protein is MRNIFIFDMDGVILDSEKIYLDMNQKWFHELGFHLPIQIHQNYIGISASIFWNFLKSEFKLKEDVQHYIELEKELKFKTLSRLDLKPTDYLVDFLNFLKVKNCKIALASSSLRKNINLILSKLDVTGYFDFIISGEEVAFGKPNPDIFLKVSEFFNCSTSNCIVMEDSTNGIKAAKAANMFCVGYYNPNSGNQDLSQADLIINNFRDKRIFELIHV
- a CDS encoding DUF6713 family protein, encoding METIYFATAISFLFIHELDAIQAKEWKLFIVLRDLQERQAYSIWLALHFPLFLLPFLVVTESFGRDTTIFVRIGIDLFLAFHLFLHIYFRKHRDYHFHSIQSNLYIVFTALFASLDLLVLSKS
- a CDS encoding Crp/Fnr family transcriptional regulator, producing MNRERLERLLPGYGEPRTLRPKTKLIFPGHTEKQFFFILSGHLQQYYSIKTKKHVFRFIGPNDFCESITLLRGEPNTIETIETVTEVHLLQYDYTRVKEQMETNLELSNVFRKLFEDFLFYQERRIQKFLSLSPKERYLDFVREEHYAFGTFPDSAIASYLGMTKETLSRFRNRKS
- the ilvB gene encoding biosynthetic-type acetolactate synthase large subunit; the protein is MPNKQTTVADYLIQFLEAKGIQYIPGVPGGTILPIYHSLANSRIQHVLARHEQGAGFIAQGIARSSQKTGVFFVSSGPGVANAITAVADAQRDSVPLLVVSGQVPTQLLGTDAFQELHTIEIVKSITKQAHLVLDAHSFPKILEDAFQATMDGKQGPVWIDIPKDIQMSALDFGPINEKKRHSHYFLTDSPNNSIEVAIQKTISLLNNCERPLLYFGGGARGVNTFPLIRDLSQKFQIPSVSTLMGLGIFGKKDPLYLGMMGMHGSTFANDALTHCDLLIALGVRFDDRATGNIDTFCPKAKVIHIDIDAREIGKNKKVDVSWKGDLSIFLECLLQNSINPKDISWIDHLLEEKAHSIQDAPLPSLFQQIYDCLNGEHFVLTDVGQHQMWVAQHFPFATPNSWITSGGQGTMGFGLPSSIGVALKNPSATVLCFTGDGSIMMNLQELACLKEWNLNVKLILMNNRHLGLVRQQQELFYENIRSGSEFNFQPNFCQLATSFGLEYVHCQLGEEYPFLSDWFARKGPSLWEIEIPTEEGVFPFVPAGKSNQEYILSVPRKS
- a CDS encoding glycoside hydrolase family 13 protein — its product is MKSPWWKKTSIYQIYPWSFCDSNGDGIGDLQGIISHLDDLQELGVETIWFSPFYLSPGRDYGYDISDYLSIDPRFGTKADFDRLVKEIHKRKMKIVLDMVMNHTSDEHLWFQTSKSSRKNPKRDFYIWKEGQGKRPPNNWKSMVGGSGWQYDAHTNEYYYTNFLPFQPDLNYRNPEVKKQMFAVLDHWLKQKVDGFRLDIFNSIFKDELYRDNPKSARFFPSPDNHDEAFFQKKTFNLNLPESFQFAKEVRKRLSRYAHEPFLIGEVSGSDTVLKSFLGERSDGLHLVFQFELIHFQWKASFFRNILQKNEQVFPSPYMPVYVYGNHDQRRYIDRIQGNPEKAKVLSTLQFFARGIPVIYYGEEIARKEGRISNWSGQDPIAKRNSFVPLWLSNLLGIYINRDNCRLPMLWDNSKNAGFSKGTPWLPLGTFRPEDTVEVQKNTKGSLWQHYQILFRLRKLNRVFTEGSLSIEQERHPNVLVFERKLGKERVFVLLSFSDSPIEEKWKVSAEVLHSFGAVEKSNDSVRILGIGGIVWKHREIVSKPKPKFS